GTCCAAGCTTCCTGAAGAAGCTCACGGCGATCAAGACAAACCGTGTATTCAAGCTGAAATGGGTATTGCTGCCGCTAAAATGGCTATTGAAGCTGCGGGTATTGATGCTGGTGACATTGATCATCTTATCTGTTCATCAGCTGTTATGCAGCGCGCCTTCCCGGCAATCGGCATCGAAGTGCAACACCATCTAGGCACTGGTGGTTCAGCCCTTGATATGGTTATGGGCTGTTCAAGTGCCACATATGGTCTGCTTGCTGGTGTTAATGCCATTAAATCAGGAATGGCTGACCGGGTTCTCATGGTGAACCCAGAGATTTTCTCAACCATGGTGAATTACCGGGATCGTGACAGCCATTTCATCTTTGGTGATATCGCTACTGCGGTTGTTCTGGAGCGCGCCGATCTTGCTAAAGGGAACGACCAGTGGAAAATCACTGGCACAAAAGCTGAAACACAGTTCTCCAGCAACATTCGCTCTCATTATGGCCCACTAACACGTATTGATGATAACAGCATGCTACGCAAAGACATGTTCTTTGTTCAGGAAGGCCGCAAAGTATTCAAAGAGCTTTTACCGCTTGTAACAGAATTTATCTCGACACAGTTGGAAGCCGAGGGCCTGAAGGTTTCAGACCTGAACCGCATGTGGCTACACCAAGCCAATATCAACATGAATATGTTTGCTGCTAAAAAACTGCTAGGCCGCGAACCAGAAACTGATGAAGCCCCAACCGTACTCGATGAATACGGTAATACAGCTGGCGCTGGCTCAATTGTGGCTTTCCATAAAAACCGCGCTGATCTAAAGTCTGGCGATAAAGGTATTATCTGCTCTTTCGGTGCAGGCTATTCAATCGGTAGCTTGCTCGTTGAAAAACTTTAAAAACAAGCAAGGCTAAAAAGCCAATAAAAGGGACATATTATGGGTGGGGTTGTTATTAGCGGCACCGGCGTGTTTACGCCGCCAAATGTTGTATCCAACGAACAGCTGGTTGAAAGTTATAATGCTTACGCAGAAAACTGGAACGCAGATAACGCCGAAGCGATTGCTTCTGGTGACGCGGTAGAAAAACAGCCCTCCTCAGTACCTTTCATTGAAAAAGCGTCCGGCATTAAGAGCCGTTACATGATGGAAGGTAAAGGTGCTATCGACGTTAGCCGCATGCACCCTAATCTCTCTGAACAAGCGCCTGAAAATCCGGTTGATACACCTGCCCAGGTTAAGATGGCATTCGCGGCTGCTGAAAAAGCGCTTAAGGAAGCCAAGTTAAAAGGTGAAGAGATTGATATGGTTATCATCTCTGCCTCTGTTTGGGAACGCTTCCTACCTTCCATGGCTTGTGAGCTACAATCAATGATCGGCGCAAAAGGCTTCGCTTTTGATATGGGCATGGCCTGTTCCAGCGCCACATTTGGCATCTCTACCGCATGCGATGCACTGCAATCAGGCATGGCTAATAAAGCACTTGTTGTAACAGCGGAATACCTCACGCCGGTAATGGATTATGAAGACCGTGATAGCCATTTCATTTTCGGTGATTGTGCTGTCGCGATTGTTCTTGAACGAGAAACCGAAACAAAATCAGAAACAGCTTTCCGTATTAATGATCGCAAGTTGTTTACGGAATACTCCCCAAACATTCAGGTAACGTTTGGTACTCGTAATCTTCTGGTGCCGGAAGATATTTCTGATCCAAAATACCGTTTTAAGCAGAACGGCCGCGTCGTTTTCCGGGAACTATTGCCAAAGGTAATTGACCTGGTAAATGGGTATTTAGAGAAGAACGAACGCACAGTTGAAGACTACAAGCGCTTCTGGCTCCATCAGGCGAATATCAACATGAATATCTTTGCGACCAAGAAACTACTGGGCAAAGAACCAAGCCAGGATGAAGCACCAATTATTCTCGATGAATATGCAAATACCGCTGGGGCTGGCTGCATGATTGCTTTTGATAAATACAAGAGTGATTTTAAAACAGGTGACTTGGGCTTGATTTGCTCGTTTGGTGCCAGTTATTCAATAGGCTGCTTTGAGGTGGAGCGGCTCTAATTCAGCCACCCACGCTTTCTACACTATCAAAATGTAATTGTTGGGCATGGTGCATTCTTCTATCTACCATATCCAACATACCGTCCACCTCAAGGTCATCACCACGAGCAGTAACAGTGCCAACACTTACTGTTAAACTCACTGGAATACCTTTTGGTGTAGAGAACGCTGCGGCAGCTATCTTATGGCGTATCCGTTCAGCGACCATCTTCACACCTTCTTCTTTGGTGTGTGGCATCATCAAAATGAACTCTTCACCACTGAAGCGGCAGATCACATCTTGTGCACGACGCTTTTGCATAATGAGTGAGGTCAGATCTCTCAGCAGTTGATCTCCTGCCGCGCGGCCATGTTCCAAATTAACGCGTTTGAACCGATCGATATCCAGCATTATAATAGAAACAGGTTCGCTATAACGCTTTGCTCTTGCAACGGTGGCCCGCATAACCTCCAGAAAACAACTTCTGTTTAAAGCACCTGTTAACGGGTCTATCATTTGCTGAGTGCGTAACTGCCCTTGCAACTTCTCAGCCGTGATTATTATCATTATCAAAGCATAAGAAATGGAAAAGAGAATTAGCTCTATCCGAGTGATGACGGAGAAATTATAGGCCTGCAAAAGCGCCTCTTGCCCTATAAAATTAACGACACCGACACCAAACATATAAGTACCGTGAGCAGTAAATAATAAAATAACCAGAACAGCGCCAATGGCCGTTCTTCTTATCATCCCTTTATATACCATTTTTAGGCCACCCAAGGCCCTGACTGTTACTAACACGGTTGCTAATGCAAATAGTGCTGTCAACCAATAGATGGTGTATAAATCCTCACCTGCCTTATTAGGGTCAAGGATACTTTTGGCTAAAACAGACGCACCAAGAGCAATAAAAATATAGAGAAGTCTCCTTCTGCTTCTACACCCCTTTTTCCAGAAGGCAGCAGTGCCCAGCCAGATAGCACCAAATCCAGTCATAACAAGCAGTTGGCCAGTAAAGGATAATAATTCTGATGCAGGGAGCGAAGCAAAAACAAGAAGAGGAACGCCAATAGCGGCTAACAACATACCTAAAGCAGCTCCCCCAAGCCCTTCGATATGTTTATTGACCAACCAATGCGCACACAAGATAAACGCTGACAATGCCATAACTATAGTTACAGCAAAAGATAACGTAGGTAGATCCAACGTCATTCCAGTCCCTCTCTTTTCCCCATGGGTACCTTATTGAAGAAATCAGCTATTTCAAGTATTTAATCGGTCTACAACGATGAATACCAGCGCTTCATCTCTGAATAGAAATTTTACGCTTGCCTTACTACTACACCTGTAGTATCTATTCTCCTACACATGTAGTAGTGGAGAAATAAAGTGGCAGGTAACATTAAGCTAAGCGAGCAGCAGTATCAGGTTGTACAAGCTCTCTGGAGTATGGGAGAAGGCTCAGCCCGAGATGTACAGGCGAAGTTGTCAAATCTAGGCTTGGCACACACCACGATTGGTACAATCCTGTCGAGACTAGAGAAGCGTGAAGTACTCTCCTCACGTACTGAGGGACGCCAAAGGGTATATAAAGCTCTAATCACCGATGGGGATGTAAAACGTTCAATGGTCTCTAACCTGATTTCCACACTCTTCAAAGGCGATAGCAAAGCCTTATTAGCTCATCTGGTGAGCGAAGGTGACATTCATAAATCTGAACTAGATGATATAAAATCACTGTTAGATGGGGGTAAAAAAGATGCTTGATTTCTTTATGGACTTTCCACTGTTTGATCTGCTTGTCAAATTCATGATCGCAAGCTCTACTCTTTTACTTCTAGTTTGGGTGATGGAAAAAATCAGGCTCATCAACACACCGGATCTAGCGGAGAGAGCCTGGAAAGCAGCTATTGCCGGTTCGTTTATTGCTGTTTTACCTTTTACAAATCTAATTTCTCCAGAAGTCGTTATCAACGACAGAAACATGGTGGAAATCGCGGGCGACATTGCGGAACGTCGTCCTCTTCTAGAAATTTCTACAATGCAATCTTCTGGTATTGGAGCATTAGAGGAAAAGCAGACAGCACAAGAAAAACTGGACGCTACAATCCTGGAGGAGCAGCGTAACTTGTTCCCTGCTCCTACAAAACCTATTCAAGATACACCGCCTATTCAGGAAGCAGCTCCAGAAGAAATCCGTACATCTTTTTATGAATTGAGAACGATTGATTTAGCGGCCGTGACCTGGATTGTGCTTGGCTTACTTGCTGTAATGGGCCTTCTGCTTGGGTACCGCAGTGCCATTCACAATCTGGGTAGCCGCGTTCGTGTGGGCGCTGAAGAGAATGCCAATCTTGTTCTTCGTGAAATCTGCGAAGAAGCTGACATCAAACACGTTCCTTATCTAAGCAAATCAAGTGATATTAACAGTCCGGTATGCCTACCAAAGCGTGAAATTTGCTTGCCTGACTGGGCTTTTGAAACAATGCCACGAGATGAGTTTAAAAGTCTTTTAGCACACGAAATTGGGCATATGCTGAGAAAAGATCCGCAAATGCTGATCGCCCTTCAGCTTTTAACCCGCTTCTTTTTCTTTCAACCGCTATTTTTACTGGCGCGCAAGCGGTTGACAGATATTGCAGAACTAGCCGCAGATGAATGGGCAGCAAGCCGTATTCAAAGCAGCCGTTCAGTAGCAAACGCACTATATACATGCGCCACAAAAATACATGAGACACGACACATAGAATGGGGATTAGCAATGGCTGGAAACAAGTCAATCCTGAGGCACCGAGTGGAGCGTCTTCTGAAAGCAGAAGACACTCCATTCAAAACAAGCGCTAAATCTGCAAAAGCGTTTGTAAGCGTAGGCGTAATTGGTCTGAGCTTGGGGATACCAAGCATCCAATTCGCAGGCGCAGGCAATAGTGAGTTCAATACGTTTGAACCACTAGAGCCAAACTACCTATTAACACGCGATAATCCAGAACCTAATCTGGGCGAACTGAAAACCTTTGAGATCAAGGCTCCTGAAATTGCTGTAGCAACTGCTAACGCTGGTGACATCTCAGCTATTAGCCTTGAAGGTGGCAAACGCGGCATCACCTTTGATCGCAAACGCGATTCAGGTAATATGAATTGGCATGATGGTAAAGACCGC
This DNA window, taken from Kordiimonas sp. SCSIO 12603, encodes the following:
- a CDS encoding beta-ketoacyl-ACP synthase III; this encodes MVDVVISGTGVFVPENKITNEELVAAFNDHVDQFNAENAADIEAGLVTAKQHSSAAFIEKASGIKSRHMIEVEGVMDLNRMMSKLPEEAHGDQDKPCIQAEMGIAAAKMAIEAAGIDAGDIDHLICSSAVMQRAFPAIGIEVQHHLGTGGSALDMVMGCSSATYGLLAGVNAIKSGMADRVLMVNPEIFSTMVNYRDRDSHFIFGDIATAVVLERADLAKGNDQWKITGTKAETQFSSNIRSHYGPLTRIDDNSMLRKDMFFVQEGRKVFKELLPLVTEFISTQLEAEGLKVSDLNRMWLHQANINMNMFAAKKLLGREPETDEAPTVLDEYGNTAGAGSIVAFHKNRADLKSGDKGIICSFGAGYSIGSLLVEKL
- a CDS encoding beta-ketoacyl-ACP synthase III, with amino-acid sequence MGGVVISGTGVFTPPNVVSNEQLVESYNAYAENWNADNAEAIASGDAVEKQPSSVPFIEKASGIKSRYMMEGKGAIDVSRMHPNLSEQAPENPVDTPAQVKMAFAAAEKALKEAKLKGEEIDMVIISASVWERFLPSMACELQSMIGAKGFAFDMGMACSSATFGISTACDALQSGMANKALVVTAEYLTPVMDYEDRDSHFIFGDCAVAIVLERETETKSETAFRINDRKLFTEYSPNIQVTFGTRNLLVPEDISDPKYRFKQNGRVVFRELLPKVIDLVNGYLEKNERTVEDYKRFWLHQANINMNIFATKKLLGKEPSQDEAPIILDEYANTAGAGCMIAFDKYKSDFKTGDLGLICSFGASYSIGCFEVERL
- a CDS encoding GGDEF domain-containing protein, whose translation is MTLDLPTLSFAVTIVMALSAFILCAHWLVNKHIEGLGGAALGMLLAAIGVPLLVFASLPASELLSFTGQLLVMTGFGAIWLGTAAFWKKGCRSRRRLLYIFIALGASVLAKSILDPNKAGEDLYTIYWLTALFALATVLVTVRALGGLKMVYKGMIRRTAIGAVLVILLFTAHGTYMFGVGVVNFIGQEALLQAYNFSVITRIELILFSISYALIMIIITAEKLQGQLRTQQMIDPLTGALNRSCFLEVMRATVARAKRYSEPVSIIMLDIDRFKRVNLEHGRAAGDQLLRDLTSLIMQKRRAQDVICRFSGEEFILMMPHTKEEGVKMVAERIRHKIAAAAFSTPKGIPVSLTVSVGTVTARGDDLEVDGMLDMVDRRMHHAQQLHFDSVESVGG
- a CDS encoding BlaI/MecI/CopY family transcriptional regulator; this encodes MAGNIKLSEQQYQVVQALWSMGEGSARDVQAKLSNLGLAHTTIGTILSRLEKREVLSSRTEGRQRVYKALITDGDVKRSMVSNLISTLFKGDSKALLAHLVSEGDIHKSELDDIKSLLDGGKKDA